The stretch of DNA GGCGGGTTCCCGGCCCTTCGGGCGCGCATCCCTCACGCAACCCATCGCATCCCCAAACACCGCACCCCGAGGCGCCTGCCCCGGGGTGCGAAAACCTCATCCGGTCCGCGCCTGCTCCATCGTCCACGCGAAAGGCAATCGCACTTCCGCACTCACGCACTTCCGCACTTCGCACTTCGGTTTATCCGACGTACTCCTCGCCCGAACCCCGCCTCGGCGTCCGCCGCTGGTCCGGCGCCACGGGCGGTGCGCCGGGGTCGAAACCGCCCCCCACGCGCGCGGACATGCGGCCCAGCAGCACGCGCGCGGCGCGGACGTCGTGGCCCACGTCGATCAGCAGGAGCGTCAGGTCGCTGGCGCCCCAGAGCACCGCGGCCAGCACGGCGCCCTGCAGGATCTCCAGGATCAGCGGGAGGAGCGCGCTGGGGCCCTCCATCACCAGCGCGGCCACGATCTCGGCGGTCAGCGCGACGATCACCACCATCGCCACGATCTTGAACAGCCGCGCCACGTACTGCAAGCCCACGTACGGCTCGGTGTCCTCCGCGCGTACCGACGAGGGGTCGCGCCGGGCGCGCGCGATGCGCTCCTCCTCCGACGCGTCGTCGTCCGCCGGCCACATCTCGGCGTCCCCCCCGCGGGGCGCACTCCGGCGCGGCAGTGGGGCGGCCTCGCCGCCCAGACCGCGGACCGGCTCCACCGGCTTCGCCTCGAACATCGGGTCGTCCGCCCCATCCGGCCGCGGCTCGTCGTCGCGCTCCATCAACCCCTCCTCCGCCTCATCGAGTCCGTATCGAACTTCACCCGTGATCTCCCCACTCGCGCGATCCCACCGCGATCTCATCCTGCCACCGCTCATACGCTCGTACTTCCGTACCCTTCGTACTCTCACCGCCGCGGCTCGGGCACGAACAGCTCCGCGTCCGTGATGCCGATGCGGCGCGCGGTCTCCGCGGCCCAGTCCAGCGCGGCCACCTGCTTCAGCGCGTGCCCGTCGCTCCCCAGCGAGAACCGGACCCCGGCGTCCTTCGCCTTGCGCAGCAGCCGGTCGTGCGGCAGGCGGTAGCGGTTGCTGATCTCCAGCGCCACGCCGCCCTCGCGCAGCGCGTCCACGTAGCGGTCCTCGCGCTCCTCCGTCCACCACGCGTGCACGTCCCGCTCCAGCGCGCCGAACGCGGGCGGCATGAAGGTGGAGTGCGCGGCGATGTGGATGGGCATGGTGCGCACCATGTCGCACAGGTTGGCCACCATGATGTCCATCAGCCGCTGCGGCTGGGCGCGCCACGGCTCCGGCAGCGACTCCCACCACGGCGACGCGGTCGACCCGTCCGGGAGCCAGAACCCGTGGTTGGAGCCGATGCGGTAGTCGAAGCGGTCCATCACCTCGTCCGGCAGGTCGCGCCAGAGGGTGTCGCACCAGCAGAACTCGCCGCTACGGAAGACGTCGGCCCCCTCCAGCGCATCGAGATACCGCTGCACCTCGTCCAGCGATGCCACCATGAAATCGGGGTTGCGGCTGGAGACGTGGTCCGCGATCCCCACCTGCACCCCGCGCTCGCGGGCCACCTCCACCACCCGCTCCAGCGAGAGATGGCCGTCGCTCATGTCCGTATGGCAGTGCAGGTCCTGCCGCCCCACCAGCGAGCCGCCGCCGTTTCCCGCGCTCACCGCCCCTCCACGAGCGCGGTCCGCGGCGCGGCGCCGATGCGCGTGCGGTACGCCGCCTCGGCGTCCTGCAGCGCGCGCCACCCCGCCTGCCCCTCGGGCCCCAGGCGGGAGACGGGAACGCGGCGCGTGGGCCAGGGCGCCAGAGGATGGTCGGCCGGGCCGTGGTACAGCGCCATCGTGGCCTCCACGATCGCCTCCACCGCGCGCTGCCGCGCCTCGGGGGTAATGCGGTTCAGCGAGACCACGGTGCGCAGCGCGCCGCGCGAGAAGGCGTCGGCCAGGAAGTTCGCGTACTCGTTCCGCCGCGGCGCCGGCTCGGGCCGCCCCGCGCGCTCCAGCAGCCCGCGCAGCGCCGGCGCGTCGTCGGCCAGCCCGCGCTCCAGCAGCGCGCTGGCGGTCAGCGTCCACGCGCTGTCGTCCGCCGCGGAGCCGAGCTGCCGGTCCAGCCGCGCCAGCAGCGCGGGCGTCCCCAGCCGGTCCATCGGGTTGCGGTAGACGGTGGGCCCGCGCGAGCGGCGGGCATTCGTCCGGGTGTAGCGGGCCACGCTGTCCGGCTGCTCGCCCAGCACCTCGGCCTGGCCGACGATGACCACCGGCGTCCCCACCTGCACGTCGTGGAAGAGCCGCAGCGCGTTGGTGTTGGAAAGGCGGATGCAGCCGTGGCT from Longimicrobium sp. encodes:
- a CDS encoding L,D-transpeptidase — translated: MTRMMLRTGARAIAPALLALALAACAGHTPAAPAPQPAPAPVAIDPLRPPVRPDHRYVVVDVERNELRYMDGDRVLWRAPVGTGTGFRLSTPGRAWQFSTPTGTRYVQFKQLNPAWFRPDWWYHENKLPVPPAESPARKEEGGLGSAAVFLGDEIAIHGTDKPELLGRRVSHGCIRLSNTNALRLFHDVQVGTPVVIVGQAEVLGEQPDSVARYTRTNARRSRGPTVYRNPMDRLGTPALLARLDRQLGSAADDSAWTLTASALLERGLADDAPALRGLLERAGRPEPAPRRNEYANFLADAFSRGALRTVVSLNRITPEARQRAVEAIVEATMALYHGPADHPLAPWPTRRVPVSRLGPEGQAGWRALQDAEAAYRTRIGAAPRTALVEGR